A genomic region of Magnolia sinica isolate HGM2019 chromosome 6, MsV1, whole genome shotgun sequence contains the following coding sequences:
- the LOC131249708 gene encoding DNA-directed RNA polymerase V subunit 1-like: protein MAPSLDISDWWVKETQKGTPVIVTTKNHNYSVVEINSPNTAFQQVDKDRGKKAKRLDLFACEEEKILNDVEPILLSTKRTLHNSSYNDGDRLLDEDQSWVLNNVFQHHPNKATKMGEKIDYVTVGKHDKYQGTRCFFVISTNSFRADFSYLKCLKNYVKEKYPDGVKAFNQKYFQKRRLKGMNQQQTGMNQQQTQ, encoded by the exons ATGGCTCCAAGCTTGGACATTTCAGATTGGTGGGTGAAGGAAACACAAAAGGGGACCCCAGTTATCGTTACAACGAAGAACCACAACTACTCGGTTGTGGAAATCAATAGCCCAAACACTGCATTCCAGCAGGTCGATAAGGACAGGGGGAAGAAGGCCAA ACGCTTGGATCTATTCGCATGTGAGGAAGAGAAAATTCTTAATGATGTTGAACCAATTTTGCTGTCGACAAAACGAACTCTGCATAATTCTAGCTACAATGACGGTGATCGGCTATTAGATGAAGATCAGTCCTGGGTACTCAATAATGTTTTTCAGCACCATCCTAACAAAGCGACAAAAATGGGTGAAAAGATTGACTATGTCACAGTTGGTAAGCATGACAAATACCAAGGTACCAGGTGCTTTTTTGTTATCTCCACAAATAGTTTTAGAGCGGATTTCTCTTACCTCAAATGCCTGAAGAACTATGTCAAGGAGAAGTACCCTGATGGTGTTAAAGCCTTCAACCAAAAGTATTTCCAAAAGCGCCGCTTAAAGGGCAT